The following DNA comes from Brassica oleracea var. oleracea cultivar TO1000 chromosome C5, BOL, whole genome shotgun sequence.
GGGTTGAGAACAGAGCGTATCTCTCCTCTCGCCGGTGGTATTCCACCAATCAGATTCTTCCCGACGGTCGGATCATCATCGTCGGCGGAAGAAGAGCCTTCACCTACGAGTTTTACCCCAAGAATCCCGGAAAATCAGTTTTCTACCTCAGATTCTTGGCGGAGACGAGAGATCCTAACGAAGAGAACAATCTTTATCCGTTTCTTCATCTTCTTCCCGACGGCAACCTATTCATCTTCGCTAACCGGAGATCGATCCTGTTCGATTTCGTCAATCACCGAATCGTCAAAGAGTTTCCGGAGATTCCCGGCGGCGATAAACGGAATTACCCCAGCACCGGCTCCTCCGTGCTCCTCCCTCTCTTTCTCACCGGAGAAAACAACCGATCGAAGGTATCGGCGGAAGTTCTGGTTTGCGGCGGTGCTCCTCCCGGAGCGTTTCTAAAGGCGGCGAGGACGATCCCTAAAATCTTCGTCGGAGCGTCTCGCACGTGCGGGAGGTTGAAAGTGACCGACTCGAATCCGATATGGGTCATGGAGCAGATGCCGTCGCCACGTGTCATGCCTGATATGCTGTTATTACCGAACGGTGACGTTTTGATCATTAACGGCGCGGCGAATGGAACCGCTGGCTGGGAAGACGCTACAAACGCTGTTCTCAACCCGATTTTATACTTACCCAACGAACCCGACCCGACCCGGAGATTTGAAATTCTCGCGCCAACTCGAATCCCTAGGATGTACCATTCGGCGTCTCTCCTCCTCTCCGACGGCAGAGTTTTGATCGGAGGAAGCAATCCTCACCGGAATTACAATTTCACGGCGAGACAGTACCCGACGGAGCTCAGTCTCGAGGCCTATCTCCCGCGTTACCTCGATCCGCAGTACGCGCGAGTGAGGCCATCAGTTCTCACGGTGGAGCTCGCCGGCAATATGATGTACGGAAAGTCATTTTCAGTTAGGTTCGTGATTCCGGCGTTTGGAATGTTTGACGGAGGAGTGTCGGTGCGGCTCGTGGCTCCGCCGTTCAGCACGCACTCGACGGCGATGAACCAGAGGTTGCTGGTCTTGCGCGTGAGGCGCGTCGCTCAGTTATCTGCTTTCGCGTACAAAGCTGACGTGGATTGCCCAACGAACTCCTACGTGGCACCACCTGGGTATTATATGATGTTCGTGGTTCACCGTGGAATTCCGAGCGAGGCTGTTTGGGTTAAACTTTGAAGCTGTTCTTCTTTTTACCGTGGACTTTGCGTTTGACTCCTTGTTTTTGACATATTCATTTTTTGAAAAATGTTGTAAAACATTTTGTTTTGGTGAAAGTAAGAGTTAATAATGGAAAGTAAGAGATTTTTCTAAGACTAAAACAATAAGAGATTATAATATTCTTAAATTAATCCATGTTCTTAAACTTTATTTACCTGCTTCAGCTCCATTATTTTTTGGTATCAGGCTATCAGCCTATCAAATCATATGCACGTACACTCATTACAGTGCATTTCGAGCCATGTAGTCAATCATGCGACTAGATGGATCGCTTAATTGATTCATGAATATAAAGATACCAAAGTTCGATTTCTAGATCGTTACACCAAAACTTTTCAAGTTATCTTAAAGCTCCTTAGCCTCCTTTTTAAAGTTTAAACTGTGAGACAGTCATGTGCAACACTTATAATTGTTTGTGTGTATCCAAGAGTATTTTGATAAATCTGAGTAGAACACCTAATCTTGGTTTGGGAAGCAAATATTGGCACTCGGACCATTAGCAGTTCTTGAAAAGAAGAAGAAAAATTAGAATAAGACGTTTTCTACTAATGGATATTACACAAACGCAACCAATGCATGGTGGTATATGATCCTTACTATACCAATTCTACTTGATGCTTTGCAAGTAGATATATCTGATGCCAAGTTTATTGTATCTGAGACGGGTTGTGTACAATCCTCTTTTCACGGCTAAACCTAACAAATAATGCAATCAAATTGACAAAGCTTAGAGCAAGAAGAAGAAGGGACCTTATTTACAGCTACATTATTGGAGTTTCATTCACAAAATATCGTATTTTCTTATTTATTTACCCCCAATAAATGTAATAGCAACGACTCTTCATCCTACAAAGTTTGTCCTTTCTTTTAACACGATGAGTTGGTTATTAGATATCAAAATTACTTGACGTAAAAATGTGTGAACTATTCTTATACTCCAAGATTGTAAAGTGTTTATTATTGTTTTTAGTACGATTGATTGCACTATAGGTATAACGATTCTTGTCTAGCATATATCGATAACACGAATTTAGCTAGCATAATACTCCATCTTCGAGAGTATATGATTCATGTTATTAACGGATGCGATTATGAGCCGATACAACGATACTTTAAAACTTCAACGATTTCTAAAAATTTATGGCCAGAAAAAAACCTCTAAATTAACTTAAACGGTTAAACCTGAAAAAATCGAATTGGCATTTTCACAA
Coding sequences within:
- the LOC106293392 gene encoding galactose oxidase; translated protein: MKEERFKKNLYAVIFSFFFLCSTSDLLLPRSPLAILTGGRWDLLQPSIGISAMHMQLLHNNKVAIFDRTDYGPSNLSLPSQTCRNATVFDCSAHSLLYDVASNTFRPLTLQSDTWCSSGSLNASGSLIQTGGYGVGERAIRIFTPCEGVSCDWVENRAYLSSRRWYSTNQILPDGRIIIVGGRRAFTYEFYPKNPGKSVFYLRFLAETRDPNEENNLYPFLHLLPDGNLFIFANRRSILFDFVNHRIVKEFPEIPGGDKRNYPSTGSSVLLPLFLTGENNRSKVSAEVLVCGGAPPGAFLKAARTIPKIFVGASRTCGRLKVTDSNPIWVMEQMPSPRVMPDMLLLPNGDVLIINGAANGTAGWEDATNAVLNPILYLPNEPDPTRRFEILAPTRIPRMYHSASLLLSDGRVLIGGSNPHRNYNFTARQYPTELSLEAYLPRYLDPQYARVRPSVLTVELAGNMMYGKSFSVRFVIPAFGMFDGGVSVRLVAPPFSTHSTAMNQRLLVLRVRRVAQLSAFAYKADVDCPTNSYVAPPGYYMMFVVHRGIPSEAVWVKL